A portion of the Paenibacillus hamazuiensis genome contains these proteins:
- a CDS encoding NAD(P)-dependent oxidoreductase produces MTTPIGFIGLGNMGQAMALNLIKAGYTLRVYNRTAGRAEPLVALGAESVSRPSEAATKGNIVITMVTDDSALEDIVRSEGFMERLGRGGLHLSMSTVSPATSRQLADFHDEYGSHYVEAPVFGPPEAATARKLWICIAGSKEAKKRALPLLDAMGQGIFDFGERIGSALIVKICGNFISFTAMEAMMEACRMAQKNGINPSEMMEMLSRTMFTAPVYQNFGKLIALNAEQITLQGLPNSWIVVKDIGLFKERAVMAETEAPLANLLNDLISESPSP; encoded by the coding sequence GTGACAACACCTATTGGATTTATTGGATTGGGGAATATGGGGCAAGCTATGGCTCTTAATCTGATCAAAGCCGGTTACACGCTTAGAGTATACAATCGAACAGCAGGCAGAGCTGAGCCTCTGGTCGCGCTCGGGGCCGAATCCGTCTCCAGGCCGAGCGAAGCCGCTACAAAGGGAAATATCGTCATTACTATGGTGACCGACGATTCCGCGCTCGAAGATATTGTGCGGAGCGAAGGATTTATGGAACGGCTTGGACGTGGAGGTCTCCATCTCTCGATGAGTACCGTTTCGCCCGCCACCTCTCGGCAGCTCGCCGATTTTCATGACGAATATGGGAGTCATTATGTTGAAGCGCCGGTTTTTGGTCCTCCCGAAGCGGCTACCGCGCGGAAACTATGGATCTGCATCGCAGGATCGAAGGAGGCGAAGAAACGAGCATTGCCGCTTCTGGATGCGATGGGGCAAGGAATTTTTGATTTCGGTGAAAGGATCGGCTCAGCCTTAATCGTCAAGATTTGTGGCAACTTCATTAGCTTTACGGCCATGGAAGCCATGATGGAGGCGTGCAGAATGGCGCAAAAAAACGGAATCAATCCTTCGGAAATGATGGAAATGCTCTCTCGGACGATGTTTACCGCTCCGGTGTATCAAAATTTTGGCAAGTTAATTGCGCTTAATGCCGAGCAAATTACGTTGCAAGGTCTCCCGAACAGCTGGATTGTCGTCAAAGACATTGGGTTATTCAAGGAGAGAGCAGTAATGGCGGAGACGGAGGCGCCGCTCGCTAATTTATTAAACGACCTGATAAGCGAATCTCCTTCTCCTTAA
- a CDS encoding aldo/keto reductase — MQYRNLARTGISVSQFALGGGVFGALAGKEEGCRIIDEALDAGINMIDTSNRYGDGESERIIGEAIKGRREKVILATKFGAEPNDERNQSGVSRRWVRQAVEQSLLRLQTDYIDLYQLHRPFGDVAFEEILGVLSDLVQEGKVHYIGTSNHQAWQLSESQAESERRRLQRFVSEQSPYSILNRSIEMDIVEVARRHDFALLTYSPLAGGLLTGKYASGSVAESGSRAALLKGAAGRMLDPELPENAQKFAIIEKLKHVADQAGMPLAHMAVAFARTHPAVTSIIVGPRTSEQLRQYINGAHLTLSPDLLDAIDEIVPPGSRMDGQNPAWTPEWLDTSRRRP; from the coding sequence ATGCAATATCGAAATTTAGCGCGCACGGGGATTAGCGTGAGTCAATTTGCCCTTGGAGGGGGCGTTTTCGGAGCACTTGCCGGCAAAGAAGAGGGGTGCCGCATTATTGACGAAGCGCTGGACGCCGGCATCAATATGATCGATACTTCCAACCGTTATGGAGACGGAGAATCGGAAAGAATCATCGGCGAAGCGATTAAGGGAAGGCGGGAAAAGGTTATTCTGGCAACGAAATTCGGGGCCGAACCGAATGACGAGCGGAATCAAAGCGGCGTTTCTCGCCGCTGGGTTCGGCAAGCGGTCGAACAAAGTCTGCTACGGCTGCAAACGGATTATATCGATCTTTATCAGTTGCACCGTCCGTTTGGGGACGTTGCTTTCGAAGAAATATTGGGCGTGTTGAGCGATCTTGTCCAAGAAGGCAAGGTCCATTATATCGGCACTTCCAACCATCAAGCTTGGCAGTTGTCAGAATCGCAGGCAGAGAGCGAGCGTCGCCGCTTGCAGCGGTTTGTCAGCGAACAATCTCCATACTCGATTCTTAACCGAAGCATAGAGATGGACATTGTCGAAGTCGCTCGGCGTCACGATTTTGCTTTGTTGACATACAGTCCGCTGGCAGGTGGTCTACTGACGGGCAAGTACGCGTCCGGTAGCGTGGCGGAGAGTGGGTCGCGAGCGGCACTATTAAAGGGAGCGGCCGGCCGCATGCTCGATCCCGAATTGCCTGAAAATGCGCAAAAGTTCGCGATCATCGAAAAGTTGAAGCATGTAGCCGACCAAGCAGGAATGCCGCTGGCCCATATGGCTGTAGCGTTTGCCCGGACCCATCCGGCTGTCACTTCAATTATTGTGGGGCCACGCACATCAGAGCAATTGAGACAATATATAAACGGAGCGCATCTGACACTTAGCCCCGATCTACTGGACGCCATAGATGAGATTGTGCCCCCCGGGAGCAGAATGGACGGTCAAAATCCTGCTTGGACACCGGAATGGCTGGATACTTCCCGGCGAAGACCTTAA
- a CDS encoding TetR/AcrR family transcriptional regulator yields the protein MEGNTDLRAIRSRKLIEHALLDILKNQGIKELTVKNLSQQAGINRGTFYLHYKDIYDLIEQTEWMRGLLDIFEPIQLGDLFKHSDERSPFPAFAEAFRYLQHHASFFKAVFHPSAPIEFRERLQYLVGTRLYESLKKDHPDSSWSDQPAGYIIAYLGTGQFGLIQHWFITGRTLPPDEIAMMLTRFIRHSPCLSPHFSES from the coding sequence ATGGAGGGAAATACGGATCTGCGGGCGATTCGTAGCCGCAAGCTCATCGAACATGCACTGTTAGACATCCTAAAAAATCAGGGAATCAAGGAGTTAACCGTTAAGAATCTGTCGCAACAAGCTGGTATCAACCGCGGCACCTTTTATTTGCATTACAAAGATATTTACGATCTGATTGAGCAAACGGAGTGGATGCGTGGCTTGCTGGATATATTCGAGCCCATTCAGTTGGGTGATCTGTTTAAGCATTCGGATGAGAGATCGCCTTTCCCGGCTTTCGCCGAAGCCTTTCGATATTTGCAACATCATGCTTCTTTTTTTAAGGCTGTCTTTCATCCCTCCGCTCCCATCGAATTCAGAGAGCGGCTTCAGTACCTTGTCGGAACTCGATTGTACGAAAGTCTTAAGAAAGATCACCCCGATTCGAGTTGGTCTGATCAACCAGCCGGTTATATCATTGCTTATCTTGGCACTGGCCAGTTCGGGTTAATTCAGCATTGGTTCATAACCGGTCGAACGCTTCCCCCGGACGAAATTGCCATGATGCTGACTCGATTTATCCGTCATTCCCCCTGCCTGTCCCCTCATTTTAGCGAAAGCTGA
- a CDS encoding S-layer homology domain-containing protein, whose amino-acid sequence MNKVIFSVMAATTLLTGSFTFALLRAEANGADTEEDIASTDIAKFKDVENHWAQDVIAKAYDRKMISGYEDGTFKPNGQITRAEFAAILSRSTKLPSATGSDPFSDMKGHWAESAVIQLVAQGFINPGDYPSGFNPNTQLTRYEMIKWISNGLMKSNDSFEQAFEDTQNTLLPTPEAIRGEISVDEVPYIALVRGTGIVGGFADGTLKPKSTTTRAEVAAILLRYMDVEGENADIYPDLKELREVGLTGANLVSNSNYRYMDGNFSNLINTQITLSNKSAIMKIKRFIVVDATSGQLKGAYASLFNPAVQDYQKGNYITYAELSFMSLLDVPNILTFSQGNKSRLVQFYRIADENYVNSVGLETLPSALNDYLKTGVERTFWTTSTLKGEKGGYILKNDNGSGVTISNS is encoded by the coding sequence ATGAACAAAGTTATATTTTCTGTTATGGCTGCAACGACTCTGTTGACCGGCAGCTTTACATTTGCACTATTAAGAGCAGAAGCGAATGGTGCGGATACTGAAGAAGATATTGCTTCGACGGATATTGCTAAATTCAAAGATGTAGAGAATCATTGGGCTCAAGATGTTATCGCAAAAGCGTATGATCGTAAAATGATCTCAGGTTATGAAGACGGAACTTTCAAGCCGAATGGCCAAATTACACGCGCTGAATTTGCTGCAATTCTCAGCCGTTCCACCAAGCTTCCTTCGGCCACTGGTAGCGATCCGTTCAGCGACATGAAAGGGCATTGGGCAGAATCTGCAGTTATACAGTTGGTTGCACAGGGTTTTATTAATCCAGGTGACTACCCTAGCGGATTTAATCCAAACACTCAGTTGACTCGTTACGAAATGATAAAGTGGATTTCTAATGGACTTATGAAATCCAACGACTCTTTCGAACAAGCATTCGAGGACACTCAAAATACACTTCTTCCTACGCCTGAGGCGATTCGCGGGGAGATCAGTGTAGATGAGGTGCCGTATATTGCGCTTGTTCGTGGAACTGGGATTGTCGGGGGTTTTGCGGATGGAACCTTGAAGCCCAAAAGCACCACAACCAGAGCAGAAGTAGCTGCAATCCTACTTCGTTACATGGACGTTGAAGGCGAAAATGCGGATATTTACCCCGATCTCAAGGAGCTACGAGAAGTAGGTCTCACAGGAGCGAACCTAGTGTCAAACAGTAATTACAGATATATGGATGGAAACTTTTCCAATCTGATTAACACTCAGATCACGCTTTCTAACAAATCCGCAATTATGAAAATCAAAAGATTTATCGTAGTAGATGCTACCTCTGGCCAACTTAAAGGAGCTTATGCATCTTTATTTAACCCCGCAGTTCAGGATTACCAAAAAGGTAACTATATTACATATGCAGAGTTATCGTTCATGTCTTTACTTGATGTACCAAACATTCTCACCTTTAGCCAAGGTAACAAGTCAAGATTGGTTCAATTTTATCGAATTGCAGACGAAAATTATGTGAATTCGGTAGGACTTGAGACATTGCCGTCTGCCTTAAATGACTACCTTAAGACAGGTGTAGAGAGAACGTTTTGGACAACTTCAACCCTAAAAGGAGAAAAAGGGGGTTATATCCTTAAAAATGATAATGGTTCCGGTGTTACCATTAGCAACAGCTAG
- the cysC gene encoding adenylyl-sulfate kinase: MQHVNQGLTVWLTGLSGAGKTTTAVALAAAMRDRGSRVECLDGDSLREKIGRELGFGREDRMENVRRAVYISEMLNRHGVTAIVSMISPYREMRAYARAVLPHFLEVYVSCPVEVCEQRDVKGLYAKARRGEIAHFTGISDGYEPPECPDMVIRTDTETVAGNVQRILDAPALRRFLPPW, from the coding sequence TTGCAGCACGTAAACCAGGGCTTGACCGTTTGGCTGACCGGATTATCGGGTGCCGGCAAAACGACGACGGCCGTCGCACTTGCGGCGGCTATGCGGGATAGGGGCAGCCGGGTGGAATGCTTGGACGGCGACTCACTGCGCGAGAAGATCGGACGGGAGCTCGGATTCGGCCGCGAGGACCGAATGGAGAATGTGCGCCGAGCCGTGTATATCAGCGAAATGCTGAATAGGCACGGGGTTACGGCTATCGTGAGTATGATCAGCCCTTATCGCGAAATGCGTGCGTACGCCCGGGCGGTGCTGCCTCATTTCTTGGAAGTTTACGTATCTTGTCCGGTTGAAGTATGCGAGCAGCGCGATGTCAAAGGTTTATATGCCAAAGCCCGCCGCGGAGAGATCGCTCATTTCACCGGAATCTCGGATGGATATGAACCGCCTGAATGCCCCGATATGGTGATTCGGACGGATACGGAGACCGTAGCCGGAAATGTACAGCGCATTCTGGATGCTCCGGCCCTCCGGCGATTTTTGCCGCCATGGTAA
- a CDS encoding STM4011 family radical SAM protein — protein sequence MKATLYYRGSLSSCNYSCPYCPFSKTRDSSETLAKDRAQLQTFVDWVKRQAADGIELAVFFNPYGEALIHSWYRKAMVELSSMDHVRKVAIQTNLSAKLNWTEQLNPRKSAFWATYHPGQTEESAFLAQCRELYNRGIPFSVGSVGLKSAFGALLSLRRALPRDVYMWVNAYKDRPRYYTKEDIAFLSGIDPYFELNAADYSSLGQPCSTGYDVFYVQGSGLVKRCYKDREVIGNLYRDGLKGLSRRRPCRMECCDCYIGYIHMPGLKLDEVYGDSLLERIVGKERLFRNGERFICST from the coding sequence ATGAAGGCGACGCTTTATTATCGCGGCAGTTTGTCCTCCTGCAATTATTCGTGTCCGTATTGTCCCTTCAGCAAAACAAGAGACAGCTCGGAAACGCTTGCCAAAGACCGGGCGCAGCTTCAAACGTTTGTCGATTGGGTTAAACGTCAAGCGGCGGACGGCATCGAGCTTGCCGTATTTTTCAATCCGTACGGGGAGGCATTGATTCACTCTTGGTACCGGAAAGCGATGGTCGAGCTTTCCTCGATGGATCATGTCCGCAAAGTGGCGATCCAAACGAATCTTTCCGCAAAGCTGAACTGGACGGAACAACTGAACCCGCGCAAGTCGGCTTTCTGGGCAACCTATCATCCCGGCCAAACGGAGGAATCCGCCTTCCTGGCGCAATGCCGCGAGCTGTATAACCGGGGTATTCCTTTTAGCGTAGGATCGGTTGGCTTGAAGAGCGCTTTTGGCGCCCTGCTGTCGCTTCGACGGGCTCTGCCCCGGGACGTTTATATGTGGGTCAATGCGTACAAGGATCGGCCTCGTTATTATACAAAAGAGGATATCGCCTTCCTGTCCGGCATTGATCCGTACTTTGAGCTGAATGCGGCCGATTACTCAAGCCTGGGGCAGCCGTGCAGCACCGGATATGACGTTTTCTATGTGCAGGGGTCCGGGCTGGTCAAACGATGCTATAAGGATCGCGAGGTTATCGGCAACCTGTACCGGGACGGCCTGAAAGGTCTGTCGCGGCGGCGGCCGTGCCGAATGGAGTGCTGCGACTGTTATATTGGCTACATTCATATGCCCGGTTTGAAGCTTGACGAAGTGTACGGCGACAGTTTACTGGAGCGAATAGTAGGTAAAGAGCGGCTATTTCGTAACGGGGAGAGATTCATTTGCAGCACGTAA
- a CDS encoding STM4012 family radical SAM protein, with product MGHSLHDSNIPLSALHDENTVKQWKESLRSDPYRSYLYAYPHKTAYRNFEKPIPLSQLWSDEPAETYFLYMHIPFCGARCGFCNLFTLPDKNTDMHEKYVEAIERQARQWSPFVSNKPFARFAMGGGTPTLLQPAHLERLFGVAVNVMGLHLESASISIEVSPETVTREKLQMLKDHRVDRVSMGVQSFVGAEAAAVFRPQQPMQVVHALELLRGYDFPILNLDLIYGLPGQTLDSWLYSLEQALSYQPEELFLYPLYTRDHTLVKTEDVRGGDDSRMMLYLAARDRLRAEGYKQTSMRRFSKADSTSASGKLLLPYSCQEEGMVGLGCGARSYTRSVHYSSRYAVSRKATAAIIDDFVAAQQYDQADYGIVLSEAEQRRRYVLKAILHSDGLSLNDYSARYGGSALEDHAELVLLLQSGWADLDAGDLRLTDEGLAYSDAIGDRLISAEIRARMEEYVIT from the coding sequence ATGGGCCATTCTCTTCATGATTCAAACATACCGCTTTCTGCGCTCCATGATGAAAATACCGTAAAGCAGTGGAAGGAAAGTTTGCGTTCCGATCCTTATCGTTCTTATTTGTATGCATATCCCCACAAAACGGCTTACCGGAATTTTGAAAAGCCGATCCCGCTTTCACAGCTGTGGAGCGATGAACCGGCGGAAACCTATTTCCTGTATATGCATATCCCGTTCTGCGGCGCCCGCTGCGGATTTTGCAATTTGTTTACGCTGCCCGACAAGAATACGGACATGCACGAGAAGTATGTCGAGGCCATTGAACGGCAGGCCCGTCAGTGGTCGCCTTTTGTGAGCAATAAACCTTTCGCCCGTTTCGCGATGGGAGGAGGAACGCCGACGCTGCTGCAGCCGGCTCATCTGGAAAGGCTGTTTGGCGTTGCCGTCAATGTAATGGGACTCCATTTGGAGAGCGCGTCCATAAGTATCGAAGTATCGCCCGAAACGGTAACGCGGGAGAAGCTCCAAATGCTCAAGGACCATCGGGTCGACCGGGTCAGCATGGGCGTTCAAAGCTTCGTCGGCGCGGAAGCCGCAGCCGTCTTTCGTCCGCAGCAGCCGATGCAGGTTGTGCACGCATTGGAGCTGCTTCGCGGGTATGATTTCCCGATTCTTAACCTGGATCTCATTTACGGACTGCCGGGACAAACTTTGGATTCTTGGCTGTATTCGCTGGAGCAGGCCTTGTCTTATCAACCCGAAGAGCTGTTTTTGTACCCGCTTTACACACGCGATCATACGTTGGTCAAAACGGAGGATGTCCGGGGAGGAGACGATTCCCGCATGATGCTCTATCTCGCGGCGCGCGACCGGCTGCGGGCGGAAGGCTACAAGCAAACCTCGATGCGCAGGTTCAGCAAAGCGGACAGCACCTCGGCCTCAGGCAAGCTGCTGCTCCCCTACAGCTGTCAGGAAGAAGGAATGGTGGGCCTCGGCTGCGGCGCCCGCTCTTATACCCGCAGCGTCCATTATTCTTCGCGGTATGCGGTCAGCCGCAAGGCGACGGCCGCCATCATCGACGATTTTGTCGCCGCGCAGCAATATGATCAGGCCGATTACGGCATCGTATTAAGCGAAGCGGAACAACGGCGCCGCTACGTGCTGAAGGCGATTTTACACAGCGACGGCCTTTCGCTGAACGATTATTCCGCCCGTTACGGCGGCAGCGCATTAGAGGATCATGCGGAGCTGGTCTTGCTGCTGCAGTCCGGTTGGGCCGATCTGGATGCGGGTGATCTGCGGCTGACGGATGAAGGCCTCGCCTACTCCGATGCGATCGGCGACCGGCTGATCTCGGCGGAAATACGCGCGCGGATGGAGGAATACGTCATCACATGA
- a CDS encoding IS1634 family transposase: MYIRTISRKNKNGSITRYVQLAHNERNPVTGTPQAKVLYHFGRADELDMEGLKRLAASIHRFIGEPQAPSPSSAQPASVTLLSSRSLGGVWLLDQLWKKLGIGEAITRRLADREYRMPVERAIFAMVANRALAPSSKLAIEDWVDREVVIPDLPAFDVQHGYRAMDFLLTSEESIQREVFHTVADLLNLEVDLLFFDTTSTYFETEEDDEDDFRKTGYSKDHRPDLPQVVIGFAVTREGIPIRCWVWPGNTSDMNVVPQVKKDLIGWKLGRVITVVDRGFSSEDNLRVLQQSGGHYIAGEKMTSGKPTVEAALAHPGRFKTIRDNLEVKEIVVGDGEARKRYVLVRNPEEAKRDAARREAHLEQLRTELARLKELDGEAHTGAHCRLHSHPTYKRYLKTDKRGNLRIDLAAVKAMEHLDGKYLLRTSDDTLSTEDVALGYKQLLQVEAAFRTLKQSLELRPVYHRKEERIRAHVLLCWLALMLIRIAENQTGQTWREIRSLMQTLHLVEYRLDGGKLRQRTELTDEHRAIVSALQIAEPQQIWDISLS; this comes from the coding sequence ATGTATATACGAACAATCTCTCGTAAAAATAAAAACGGTTCGATCACCCGTTACGTACAGCTCGCCCATAATGAGCGAAATCCTGTGACCGGAACTCCACAAGCGAAAGTCCTGTACCATTTCGGCCGCGCTGACGAACTGGACATGGAGGGCTTGAAACGTCTTGCCGCCAGCATCCACCGTTTTATTGGCGAGCCGCAAGCGCCCTCTCCATCTTCAGCGCAACCCGCTTCGGTTACGCTCCTTAGCAGTCGTTCGCTGGGCGGCGTATGGCTGCTCGATCAACTTTGGAAGAAGCTTGGTATCGGCGAAGCGATTACACGACGACTTGCCGACCGGGAATACCGCATGCCGGTTGAACGCGCCATCTTTGCCATGGTGGCCAATCGGGCGCTGGCACCAAGCAGCAAGCTGGCGATTGAAGATTGGGTGGATCGTGAAGTGGTCATCCCGGACCTTCCGGCGTTTGACGTGCAGCATGGCTACCGGGCAATGGATTTTCTGCTCACGTCGGAAGAAAGCATCCAGCGTGAAGTGTTCCATACGGTAGCGGATTTGCTGAATCTGGAAGTCGATCTGCTGTTCTTCGACACGACCTCCACGTATTTTGAGACGGAAGAGGACGACGAAGACGATTTTCGCAAAACCGGTTATTCGAAAGACCATCGCCCCGACCTTCCGCAGGTGGTCATCGGTTTTGCTGTCACGCGTGAGGGCATCCCGATTCGTTGTTGGGTGTGGCCGGGCAATACGTCGGATATGAACGTTGTGCCGCAGGTGAAAAAGGATCTGATCGGGTGGAAACTCGGGCGTGTGATTACCGTCGTCGACCGCGGTTTCTCCTCCGAAGACAATCTGCGCGTACTGCAACAGAGCGGCGGCCACTACATTGCCGGGGAGAAGATGACGTCGGGCAAGCCGACCGTCGAAGCGGCACTCGCGCATCCGGGACGTTTCAAAACGATCCGAGACAACCTGGAGGTCAAGGAGATCGTCGTGGGGGATGGCGAAGCGCGCAAGCGATACGTGCTCGTTCGCAATCCGGAAGAAGCAAAGCGGGATGCCGCCCGGCGCGAAGCGCATCTGGAGCAGCTGCGCACGGAGCTTGCCCGGTTGAAGGAACTGGACGGCGAAGCGCATACCGGGGCACACTGCCGTCTACACAGCCATCCGACGTACAAACGGTATCTCAAGACCGACAAGCGCGGCAATCTGCGTATCGATCTGGCCGCCGTCAAAGCGATGGAGCATCTGGACGGCAAATACTTGCTGCGCACCTCTGACGACACCTTGTCCACGGAAGACGTGGCACTCGGGTACAAGCAATTGCTTCAGGTGGAAGCAGCGTTTCGGACACTCAAGCAATCGCTGGAACTGCGGCCGGTCTACCACCGGAAAGAAGAACGGATTCGCGCACATGTCCTGCTTTGCTGGCTGGCCTTGATGCTCATCCGGATTGCAGAAAACCAAACCGGTCAAACGTGGCGCGAGATTCGTTCGCTCATGCAGACGCTGCATCTGGTTGAGTACCGTTTGGATGGTGGAAAGCTGCGGCAACGGACGGAATTAACGGACGAACATCGGGCAATTGTTTCGGCCTTGCAAATCGCAGAACCCCAGCAAATATGGGATATTTCGCTCTCTTGA
- the ltrA gene encoding group II intron reverse transcriptase/maturase, which translates to MKEGKGEVGFREGVEVPRKRRWHSLIDKIWAMPNLEEAFREVKRNRGAAGVDGVTIKVFESELERNLRTLQQELRAKAYKPMPVRRMYISKENGGQRPLGIPAIRDRVVQAATRRILEPIYEATFMECSFGFRPGRSAHMALENIRKDLMDGYVYVIDADLKSYFDLIPHDKLLKAVKEEVVDGSVLKLIESFLKSGVMENGSFHLNEQGSPQGGVISPLLANIYLNPLDKLMTERKHRITRYADDFVICCKSQKGAERVLQGVIRLLEQELGLKVHPEKTKIVNNLEQSFMFLGHEFKPGFWVTPSSKAKQKFKERVKAITRRNQTVNVEQLIRKKLNPYLRGWGSYFGWGNVGSLMREYDAWIRRRLRMVQLRSWKKPKNFYRALRKNKWRGELPKMRMFAWRSSLSKPASVAMPNDWFRERGLVFLVDIYNEHHPQRG; encoded by the coding sequence ATGAAGGAAGGAAAAGGAGAGGTAGGCTTTCGTGAGGGAGTAGAAGTCCCGAGAAAACGCAGATGGCACAGCCTCATCGACAAGATATGGGCGATGCCGAACCTTGAGGAGGCATTCCGGGAGGTCAAGCGCAACCGGGGAGCAGCGGGAGTAGACGGAGTGACCATAAAGGTATTCGAGAGTGAACTGGAGCGTAACTTAAGAACGCTTCAGCAGGAGCTGCGGGCGAAGGCATACAAGCCGATGCCGGTCAGGCGCATGTACATTTCCAAGGAAAATGGGGGTCAAAGGCCGCTCGGGATACCCGCAATTCGCGATCGCGTAGTACAGGCGGCGACCCGCCGAATCCTCGAACCGATTTACGAGGCGACATTTATGGAGTGTAGTTTTGGGTTTCGCCCGGGACGCAGTGCACACATGGCGCTGGAGAACATTCGGAAAGATCTCATGGATGGATACGTTTATGTGATCGACGCCGACCTGAAATCGTATTTCGATCTCATTCCACATGACAAGTTGCTTAAGGCCGTCAAGGAAGAAGTGGTGGATGGTAGTGTCCTAAAGCTCATAGAAAGCTTCTTAAAGTCCGGAGTCATGGAGAACGGAAGTTTTCACCTGAACGAGCAAGGAAGTCCACAGGGTGGGGTTATTAGTCCGCTTTTGGCGAATATCTACCTAAACCCGCTGGATAAGCTCATGACTGAACGGAAGCACCGTATAACACGGTACGCCGATGATTTTGTGATCTGCTGCAAATCCCAAAAGGGGGCAGAGAGGGTACTCCAAGGTGTTATTCGTCTACTGGAACAAGAGCTTGGGCTCAAAGTACACCCGGAGAAAACCAAGATCGTGAACAACTTGGAACAGTCCTTTATGTTCCTAGGTCATGAGTTTAAACCGGGATTTTGGGTTACTCCATCCTCGAAAGCCAAACAGAAATTTAAAGAACGCGTGAAAGCAATTACGCGGCGGAACCAAACGGTGAATGTGGAACAGCTGATCCGAAAGAAGTTGAATCCATATTTACGTGGATGGGGTAGCTATTTTGGCTGGGGCAACGTAGGAAGTCTGATGAGAGAGTACGATGCATGGATAAGGAGAAGGCTCCGGATGGTACAGTTGCGGAGCTGGAAAAAGCCGAAGAACTTCTACAGGGCACTAAGAAAGAATAAGTGGAGGGGAGAGCTTCCCAAGATGCGTATGTTCGCATGGAGAAGCTCGCTATCCAAGCCAGCCAGTGTTGCAATGCCAAACGATTGGTTCAGAGAAAGAGGTCTCGTTTTTCTCGTAGACATCTATAATGAACATCATCCCCAGCGGGGATAA